In Actinomycetota bacterium, one genomic interval encodes:
- a CDS encoding 3-oxoacyl-ACP synthase — protein sequence MTRTPVGIVDVEAYAPPDFMTAAEMSAPSGIPEDVIIERFGLVGKHIAGPDEHCSDMCISAARPVLARNDPAEIDAVVYFGSHWKDYAVWQAAPRIQHALGLDGFALEMVNVSAGAPVAVKVVSDMLAADENLRSVLLVGAAKESHLIDFDNPRARFMFTFGDGAVAVLMRRGHDRNHVLGSSLYTDGSFAEFVRVPGGGSAHPASHETVDARMHFLDVSDPAEMKRRLDPVSTKNFVRVAREAAERSGLDLSDVSLVLPIHMKRSIHEAILLELGLSPERAVYLDHNGHMSAVDPLYGLAVARDRGMLADGDVVMLLAAGTGYTWAASVIRWGRG from the coding sequence ATGACGCGAACGCCCGTGGGAATCGTCGATGTCGAAGCGTATGCGCCACCGGATTTCATGACCGCCGCCGAGATGTCGGCTCCAAGCGGCATTCCCGAGGACGTGATCATCGAGCGGTTCGGACTCGTGGGAAAGCACATCGCAGGGCCCGATGAGCATTGCTCGGACATGTGCATCTCGGCCGCGCGCCCGGTGCTCGCGCGCAACGACCCCGCCGAGATCGACGCCGTTGTCTACTTCGGCTCGCACTGGAAGGATTACGCGGTCTGGCAGGCAGCTCCGCGGATTCAGCACGCTCTAGGGCTCGACGGCTTCGCGCTCGAGATGGTGAACGTCTCGGCCGGCGCGCCGGTTGCCGTGAAGGTCGTCTCGGACATGCTCGCGGCCGACGAGAACCTTCGATCGGTCTTGCTCGTCGGGGCCGCGAAGGAGTCGCACCTCATCGACTTCGACAACCCGCGCGCGCGCTTCATGTTCACCTTCGGCGACGGCGCTGTTGCCGTGCTGATGCGCCGCGGCCACGACCGCAATCATGTGCTCGGATCGAGCCTGTACACCGATGGGTCTTTCGCCGAGTTCGTGCGCGTGCCCGGCGGCGGCAGCGCGCACCCGGCGAGCCACGAGACGGTGGACGCGCGCATGCATTTCCTGGACGTATCGGATCCCGCAGAGATGAAGCGCCGCCTGGACCCCGTGTCTACCAAGAACTTCGTGCGCGTCGCGCGCGAGGCGGCCGAGCGCAGCGGCTTGGATCTGTCGGACGTAAGCCTGGTGTTGCCGATCCACATGAAGCGCTCGATCCACGAAGCGATCCTGCTGGAACTCGGCCTCTCGCCAGAGCGCGCGGTGTACCTGGATCACAACGGGCACATGAGCGCGGTGGATCCGCTGTACGGACTCGCGGTGGCGCGCGACCGGGGGATGCTCGCAGACGGCGATGTTGTGATGCTGCTTGCCGCTGGGACCGGCTACACCTGGGCGGCGAGCGTGATCCGCTGGGGGAGGGGATAG
- a CDS encoding alpha/beta hydrolase yields MARAQTGDVSIEYEVHGDSGDWLLLVQGLGYARWGWAWQVEDLARAFRVITFDNRGVGGSDAPPGPYTVEQMAGDAVGLLDALGVERAHVVGASLGGLIAQEIAIGRPERVARLVLACTTFGGPQCFPMPEQTVSLIQRAAEMSADERLRAFVENALSPSFVASRPDVVERIMQYRVTTAQPLAAWQAQAAAGAAFDSSERLGGVKAQALVVTGTEDVVVDPRNSKLLAGAVPGASLVEMSGGHLFFVEYPERFNALVEGFVNAVTKGGER; encoded by the coding sequence GTGGCGCGCGCGCAGACCGGCGACGTTTCGATCGAGTACGAAGTGCACGGGGACTCGGGGGATTGGCTGCTGCTGGTGCAAGGCCTCGGGTACGCGCGCTGGGGGTGGGCCTGGCAGGTCGAGGATCTGGCGCGCGCCTTCCGCGTTATCACCTTCGACAACCGCGGCGTCGGCGGGTCCGACGCGCCGCCGGGACCGTACACCGTCGAGCAGATGGCCGGTGACGCCGTCGGCCTGCTGGACGCGCTCGGGGTCGAGCGCGCGCACGTCGTCGGCGCGTCTCTCGGTGGCCTCATCGCTCAGGAAATCGCAATCGGCCGGCCCGAGCGCGTGGCGCGCCTAGTGCTTGCCTGCACGACGTTCGGGGGGCCGCAGTGCTTCCCGATGCCGGAGCAAACCGTGTCGCTCATTCAGCGCGCGGCGGAGATGTCCGCCGACGAACGCCTGCGCGCGTTCGTCGAGAACGCGCTGTCGCCATCGTTCGTTGCGTCGCGTCCCGATGTGGTCGAGCGGATCATGCAGTACCGCGTGACGACCGCGCAGCCGCTTGCGGCGTGGCAGGCGCAGGCCGCGGCCGGGGCGGCATTCGACTCCTCGGAGCGCCTCGGTGGAGTGAAGGCTCAAGCGCTTGTTGTGACTGGAACCGAGGACGTCGTGGTCGATCCGCGCAACTCCAAGTTGCTCGCCGGCGCCGTCCCCGGCGCTTCCCTCGTCGAGATGTCCGGTGGACATCTGTTCTTCGTCGAGTACCCCGAACGCTTCAACGCGCTGGTCGAGGGATTCGTCAACGCGGTGACGAAAGGCGGAGAACGATGA
- a CDS encoding DUF6531 domain-containing protein has product MTRILRSNGGGWSNIEIELPSGGSAGCKPLAVSDTGEVYVVRPEPEHPYYPPSQFFKYVSGQWLGPVTFDQFTADVGASTTDLVTDGSMIFAVQRSGTLYYSEDDGDTWSDGGGLALTKAALPHRAFVYGEFLYAVRGRGLDRWHIPTRTIAHSADPEFAMPSWIESVAVFPRPGIPGQMWAAATDRGKGLYLSVSGDYGLTWVSVLSAAPMPAALPPMSTHNVAEPADWLVMGSDARLHAYGVSCAEGTLTLKESSHALSTAFDWSKVATLATLNTGCDSTAGENTGVATPYRVQGVYPAEPVDVWVSVPRGTGSDIYHIQGDGIPSEPGATWTTATRGLVLAGASSTVVRNVVVSPNGGWRAVVAKTGGAWVVVRSNNGVEWENIGGRGWVTAPVIAISEGGRVFAAARGSPPAEKREIEVYSYVSGGWYGPIAFNPGHTSQWATPSELVLVGSLLVIVEEDGHVSYSSDEGSSWTNAGTVPALTQPWKTIVAGGMIHFLKASGEYARWDSTTRSLAPVAQPPSLPQPPYSPRVPSIFTRSGSTSELWIASGSSGGGLWVARSTDSGETWTPIVQGEAFPAALSDPRGFTIGTDDRLHVYGMSFAGGLAVAVESRHALSSSVGWSVPTAFLVHPASSGNGVFWTTQRHDGVQHAPVDVWVSVDQGAGKSDLLWATDRPVIPSGQTRGCAGGAHAVNPSTCMSDPVNTATGAYEHRQTDVALPGIGIPFEFVRTYRSDGGSAGSLGPGWTHSYEVRLIAGADGDMTLQGEDEQLVNYSRQSDGSYVPAAGARSTLTQTADGFELLRRDQVRYLFNPAGRLWRSPDSTNTLTMPLPFPLRPVASSLLRSSPATCTPATSAA; this is encoded by the coding sequence GTGACGCGGATCCTGCGCTCAAACGGAGGCGGCTGGAGCAACATCGAAATCGAACTTCCTTCCGGCGGGAGTGCCGGATGCAAACCGTTGGCGGTGTCAGACACGGGGGAAGTCTATGTTGTTCGACCCGAGCCTGAGCACCCCTACTATCCGCCGTCGCAGTTCTTCAAGTACGTCTCCGGCCAGTGGTTGGGACCGGTGACGTTCGATCAGTTCACGGCTGATGTCGGGGCAAGTACTACGGATCTTGTAACGGACGGTTCCATGATCTTCGCAGTGCAACGGTCGGGCACGCTCTATTACTCAGAGGACGATGGGGACACTTGGAGCGACGGTGGTGGGCTCGCGCTCACGAAAGCTGCCCTTCCCCACCGGGCATTCGTATACGGGGAGTTTCTGTATGCGGTACGAGGCAGAGGCCTGGATCGCTGGCACATTCCCACGCGCACGATTGCCCACTCGGCGGACCCGGAGTTCGCGATGCCGAGTTGGATCGAGTCCGTTGCCGTGTTTCCGCGACCGGGCATCCCCGGCCAGATGTGGGCGGCGGCGACCGACCGCGGCAAGGGTCTTTACCTGTCGGTTTCGGGCGATTATGGATTGACGTGGGTTTCCGTCCTATCAGCGGCGCCGATGCCCGCGGCGCTGCCCCCAATGAGCACTCACAACGTGGCCGAACCCGCGGACTGGCTGGTTATGGGCAGCGATGCTCGTCTGCATGCATACGGCGTCTCTTGTGCCGAGGGAACGCTGACGCTAAAGGAGTCCAGCCACGCGCTCTCCACGGCGTTTGACTGGTCGAAGGTCGCCACGCTCGCAACCTTGAATACAGGCTGCGATTCGACCGCGGGGGAGAATACGGGAGTTGCGACCCCGTACCGGGTCCAGGGGGTGTACCCGGCCGAGCCTGTCGACGTTTGGGTCTCTGTACCGCGCGGCACGGGCAGTGATATCTACCACATTCAAGGTGACGGGATTCCGTCTGAGCCGGGTGCAACCTGGACAACCGCGACGCGGGGACTGGTGCTAGCGGGCGCGTCCTCGACTGTGGTCCGCAATGTAGTTGTGAGTCCAAATGGCGGCTGGCGCGCTGTCGTTGCCAAGACGGGAGGCGCGTGGGTAGTAGTTCGCTCCAACAATGGGGTCGAATGGGAGAACATCGGCGGCCGGGGTTGGGTGACGGCTCCGGTGATTGCGATCTCGGAGGGCGGGCGGGTCTTTGCCGCCGCTCGAGGCTCCCCTCCGGCTGAGAAGAGGGAGATCGAGGTCTATTCCTACGTGTCAGGTGGCTGGTACGGCCCTATCGCGTTCAATCCCGGGCACACTTCACAATGGGCGACGCCGTCAGAACTCGTGTTGGTGGGTTCCTTGCTCGTCATCGTGGAAGAGGACGGCCATGTGTCCTACTCGTCGGACGAGGGGTCGTCGTGGACGAACGCTGGGACGGTTCCAGCACTCACCCAGCCGTGGAAGACGATCGTTGCGGGAGGCATGATCCATTTCCTGAAGGCGTCCGGGGAGTACGCTCGGTGGGACTCGACAACGCGTTCGCTCGCACCTGTTGCGCAGCCGCCGTCTCTTCCTCAACCTCCGTATTCTCCGCGCGTTCCCAGCATCTTCACCCGTTCCGGCTCGACGAGCGAACTATGGATCGCCTCGGGCTCCTCGGGCGGAGGCTTGTGGGTTGCGCGTTCCACAGACAGCGGGGAGACCTGGACTCCGATCGTGCAAGGCGAGGCCTTTCCTGCGGCGCTATCGGACCCACGGGGGTTTACGATCGGCACCGATGATCGGTTGCACGTCTATGGCATGTCGTTTGCCGGAGGTCTGGCGGTTGCGGTTGAGTCACGTCACGCCCTTTCGTCCTCGGTGGGTTGGTCGGTCCCAACTGCGTTCCTCGTGCATCCCGCGTCCTCGGGAAATGGAGTCTTCTGGACTACGCAGCGGCACGATGGGGTGCAGCACGCTCCGGTAGACGTGTGGGTCTCGGTTGACCAGGGAGCTGGGAAGAGCGACCTACTCTGGGCGACCGACCGGCCCGTCATCCCATCCGGGCAGACACGGGGTTGCGCTGGTGGGGCGCATGCAGTGAACCCCTCTACCTGCATGAGTGACCCGGTCAACACGGCCACCGGCGCTTACGAGCATCGCCAGACAGACGTTGCGCTTCCGGGTATCGGGATCCCTTTTGAGTTCGTCCGAACCTATCGCTCCGATGGGGGGTCCGCTGGTTCGCTTGGTCCCGGTTGGACGCACAGCTACGAGGTGCGGCTGATCGCTGGAGCAGATGGCGACATGACGCTTCAAGGCGAGGACGAACAACTGGTGAATTATTCTCGCCAGAGCGATGGATCATACGTTCCGGCCGCGGGTGCGCGGTCAACCCTCACTCAGACTGCTGACGGGTTTGAGTTGTTGCGCCGAGATCAGGTGCGTTATCTCTTCAACCCTGCCGGACGTCTGTGGCGTTCCCCCGATTCGACGAACACATTGACTATGCCGCTTCCGTTCCCGTTGCGTCCAGTCGCCTCCTCCTTGCTTCGTAGCTCTCCGGCGACATGTACCCCAGCGACGAGTGCAGCCTGA